A region from the Fusarium musae strain F31 chromosome 1, whole genome shotgun sequence genome encodes:
- a CDS encoding hypothetical protein (EggNog:ENOG41~CAZy:GT90), with protein MCNSWPRAKLTIAQSFLPLLFFAYEIFTSRRKWGFPPPEDPDDPWRSCFDDLVDWFSGPRVMLSMAVSSLMVFSTGTYYATSRITRSTYYCFELLESKRSTLALQCMGLVLDAIIVILLWRLLAWSRTAKLRLRTLGTVLTLSSISMSLVWVGSRLFRGSSVLHAGFGFLYGFDIIVDSVAFAALTISATFWVCETSPLTPSAIITFLVGIAKACHNIFNYGDYLHPTRLDEITPLYFIAFGMIIFTYTHGIQSVIFIRRYVLMALLVGLVVGTTVFIAKSDPQTFKRHPVNDFIYRANIRQDRWMQEASTSGSLPVAHKIYKERHEGRDPPPAFADWYDLAKNTVVIDKFDQIDQDLAPFRAIRPNKLRQRASILSQKPGIHTIGIKDGNASRLPEVTGHDAEVLDGLVVTINKFAKFLPDMLFPVNLGITPRILPSWETVNGHSRADLTPMVNLISKRAAKEDGADQNREARSAETPVAAPLPALPDYPQTNEPSLISPASYRQMQVEACPPGSRTRTNPHWNIGEFCADCVRRHSKAQLMVNWERSLQYCFQPDLKYLHGMSLSSPHAEPIRDLLPLFGFSKSEPFSDILIPLPQEDDDRLDIGWNFDRRYDAIFWRGQTDNGVVSDQALRGNHKFRLLHMLGNQNPEDKVSMVLPTAKDPSVYRHEKVPITEANLVLPSSVGMNNYTGCTGPNCELLHQTYPIVNEAQDQEPLEYRYILLLDKDYGPPPDLLRVLRSKSVPFVSTIFRTWYSDRLIPWLHFVPIDTRYQGLHTTLTYFTGTQKKAYLNGRDTDMKGLAKDGAWIAQQGAKWANQALGEKDKEVYLFRLLLEWGRLVDDKRDEIGTSKNDKGELVSSPWTKNQKW; from the exons ATGTGCAACTCCTGGCCTCGAG CGAAGCTTACAATCGCCCAGTCTTTTCTACCACTACTCTTTTTCGCTTACGAAATCTTCACCTCTCGAAGGAAATGGGGCTTTCCACCACCAGAAGACCCTGATGACCCCTGGCGTTCATGCTTTGATGACTTGGTCGACTGGTTTAGTGGCCCAAGAGTTATGCTTAGTATGGCGGTGTCCAGTCTAATGGTGTTTTCTACTGGCACATACTACGCTACAAGCCGCATAACACGCTCCACATACTACTGCTTTGAACTACTCGAGAGCAAACGATCAACCCTTGCTTTGCAGTGTATGGGACTTGTGcttgatgccatcatcgtGATTCTTCTTTGGCGCTTGCTCGCTTGGTCGCGCACCGCTAAGCTGCGTTTACGGACTTTGGGTACGGTCTTGACCCTATCTTCGATATCGATGAGCCTTGTGTGGGTGGGGAGCAGGCTTTTCAGGGGGTCTTCCGTGCTTCACGCTGGGTTTGGCTTTCTTTACGGTTTCGATATCATCGTCGACAGTGTTGCCTTTGCAGCACTAACGATCTCGGCTACGTTCTGGGTCTGCGAGACATCGCCACTTACACCATCCGCTATCATCACTTTTCTGGTGGGAATAGCAAAGGCCTGTCATAACATCTTCAACTACGGTGACTACCTTCACCCTACACGCCTTGATGAGATCACCCCACTTTACTTCATCGCTTTCGGCATGATCATTTTCACATACACTCATGGTATTCAatctgtcatcttcatcagaaGATATGTTCTCATGGCTCTCCtcgttggccttgttgtGGGCACTACTGTGTTCATTGCCAAGTCGGATCCGCAGACTTTCAAGCGTCATCCTGTCAATGACTTCATTTACAGAGCCAATATCAGGCAAGACCGCTGGATGCAGGAAGCGAGCACGAGTGGGAGTCTTCCCGTTGCTCACAAGATCTATAAGGAACGACATGAAGGACGGGATCCTCCACCGGCATTTGCAGATTGGTATGACCTGGCCAAAAATACCGTGGTCATCGATAAATTCGATCAGATCGACCAAGATTTGGCCCCCTTCCGAGCCATCCGACCCAACAAACTTCGGCAACGAGCTTCCATATTGTCTCAGAAGCCTGGCATTCATACAATCGGTATCAAGGACGGCAATGCATCGAGGCTGCCTGAAGTCACTGGTCATGATGCCGAGGTGCTGGACGGCCTCGTCGTAACCATCAACAAGTTTGCCAAATTTCTCCCTGACATGCTCTTTCCCGTTAACCTGGGAATTACGCCACGGATCCTTCCATCATGGGAGACGGTGAATGGGCACAGCAGAGCTGACCTGACCCCAATGGTCAATCTGATATCGAAAAGGGCAGCCAAAGAAGATGGCGCAGACCAGAATAGAGAAGCTAGATCTGCAGAGACTCCTGTGGCCGCCCCTCTACCAGCGCTGCCAGATTATCCCCAAACCAATGAGCCCTCTTTGATAAGCCCAGCCAGCTATCGCCAGATGCAAGTTGAAGCATGTCCCCCTGGCTCACGAACTCGGACCAACCCGCACTGGAACATTGGGGAGTTTTGCGCCGACTGCGTACGAAGGCACTCAAAGGCGCAACTCATGGTCAACTGGGAACGATCACTTCAGTACTGCTTCCAGCCTGATCTCAAGTACCTCCATGGCATGTCTCTCTCAAGTCCTCATGCGGAACCAATCAGGGACCTTTTGCCATTGTTTGGGTTCTCCAAGTCGGAGCCGTTCAGTGACATCCTAATACCTCTCCCacaggaagatgacgacAGACTTGATATAGGCTGGAACTTTGACCGTCGCTACGACGCCATATTTTGGCGTGGTCAAACTGATAATGGCGTTGTTTCAGACCAGGCCTTGCGCGGCAATCATAAATTTCGGCTCCTTCATATGCTGGGAAACCAAAATCCCGAGGATAAGGTCTCAATGGTTCTTCCAACGGCAAAAGACCCATCAGTATACCGACATGAAAAGGTACCAATTACGGAAGCGAATCTTGTCCTTCCATCGAGTGTCGGCATGAACAATTATACAGGTTGCACAGGCCCCAATtgtgagcttcttcatcagACATATCCCATCGTCAacgaagctcaagaccaGGAACCCCTCGAATACCGCTATATCCTCCTCTTGGATAAGGATTACGGCCCGCCACCCGACCTTCTCCGCGTGCTCCGCTCAAAGAGCGTGCCTTTTGTCTCCACCATCTTTCGTACGTGGTATAGCGATCGCCTGATTCCCTGGCTACATTTCGTGCCAATCGATACGCGTTATCAGGGATTGCACACCACCCTGACATACTTTACTGGTACACAGAAGAAAGCATACCTCAATGGGCGCGATACTGACATGAAGGGGCTGGCCAAGGATGGGGCCTGGATTGCACAGCAGGGCGCCAAGTGGGCAAACCAAGCGTTAGGAGAAAAGGATAAAGAAGTCTACCTCTTCAGACTACTGCTTGAATGGGGGAGACTGGTTGATGACAAACGTGATGAGATTGGGACAAGTAAGAATGATAAGGGGGAGCTTGTAAGCTCCCCATGGACCAAGAATCAGAAATGGTGA
- the PFA4 gene encoding Palmitoyltransferase, whose amino-acid sequence MAGLNDVPFIKGLAVPSVCALITFLGYFSQFLFHYSTSLEPGPPSRRETIIFNTLLLTLWLTYYRAVTVDPGRYIFKDRVIDADGQRWCNKCAAPKPPRAHHCRHCARCVPKMDHHCPWTRNCVSMTTFPHFLRFLVYTNISLWMLGYFLWQRFSKIWEHRNLPAYLGPSLSGLTGLSLIAIVNFFTTVALGIMLINTVRSWIFNQTMIEGWEQERHEALMDKGPKDWWDITGPDGEKVRFERLEFPYDIGFYGNMAQAMGTRNILMWFFPLGGNPTIAKDGTGSGWEWEENGFNRVEGLWPPPDPDKIRRAARGWPAANRDYAEELRQASMSSSEFKAEFLKRKADDEKRKRHLMAELEEVNDYDMYDDEEYDCEFDQDLGWVNSDGDRLRDYGVDEEESEAEAADEDVPLAELMRRRKVLQRDISDD is encoded by the coding sequence atggccggCCTCAATGACGTGCCCTtcatcaagggtcttgcCGTGCCCTCTGTATGTGCTCTGATCACATTTCTTGGCTATTTCTCCCAGTTTCTCTTCCACTACTCGACGTCTCTCGAACCAGGTCCTCCCTCGCGCCGCGAaaccatcatcttcaacaccctCCTCCTCACACTATGGTTAACGTACTACCGAGCCGTAACCGTCGACCCGGGCCgatatatatttaaggaCCGTGTCATTGACGCTGATGGGCAGCGATGGTGTAACAAATGTGCGGCGCCGAAACCACCTCGGGCGCATCATTGTCGCCACTGCGCGAGATGTGTTCCCAAGATGGATCATCATTGTCCTTGGACTAGAAACTGTGTATCAATGACTACCTTTCCACACTTTCTACGCTTCTTGGTATATACAAACATATCACTCTGGATGCTTGGCTACTTCCTCTGGCAACgcttctccaagatctggGAACATCGAAACCTCCCTGCATACCTAGGGCCTAGCTTGTCTGGACTAACCGGATTATCGCTGATTGCAATCGTCAACTTCTTTACCACTGTCGCTTTGGGTATCATGCTCATCAACACTGTTAGGTCATGGATATTCAACCAGACTATGATAGAAGGATGGGAGCAAGAGCGCCATGAAGCTCTCATGGATAAGGGACCTAAGGATTGGTGGGACATTACAGGCCCCGATGGCGAGAAAGTGCGCTTCGAAAGACTTGAGTTCCCCTACGATATCGGTTTCTATGGCAATATGGCCCAAGCAATGGGAACCCGCAATATACTCATGTGGTTCTTCCCCCTCGGAGGGAATCCCACCATTGCTAAGGATGGCACTGGCTCAGGCTGGGAATGGGAAGAGAATGGTTTCAACCGCGTCGAAGGACTTTGGCCTCCTCCCGATCCCGACAAGATCCGCCGGGCTGCAAGAGGTTGGCCTGCCGCAAATCGTGACTACGCCGAGGAGCTTCGCCAGGCGAGCATGAGCTCCAGCGAGTTCAAGGCTGAGTTTCTCAAGCGAAAGGCCGACGATGAGAAACGCAAGAGACATCTCATGGCGGAACTTGAAGAGGTTAATGACTATGATATgtatgacgatgaagagtaTGACTGTGAATTcgatcaagatcttggatgGGTGAACTCGGATGGCGATAGACTGCGAGattatggtgttgatgaggaagagtcAGAAGCGGAGGCAGCAGACGAAGATGTGCCCCTAGCCGAGCTCATGAGAAGACGAAAAGTGCTCCAGCGAGATATTTCAGACGATTAG
- the MYO1 gene encoding class II myosin (BUSCO:EOG092608L0), with product MGISRRPKNKGAGAAADGASGGAKPKKATFETTKKKEIGVSDLTLLSKVSNEAINENLKKRFEGREIYTYIGHVLVSVNPFRDLGIYTDQVLESYMGKNRLEMPPHVFAIAEASYYNMKAYSDNQCVIISGESGAGKTEAAKRIMQYIASVSGGESGDIKQIKDMVLATNPLLESFGNAKTLRNNNSSRFGKYLQIYFNAQGEPVGADITNYLLEKSRVVGQITNERNFHIFYQFAKGASQQYRETFGVQKPETYVYTSRSKCLDVDGIDDLAEFQDTLNAMKVIGLTQAEQDEIFRMLAAILWVGNIQFQEDQGGYAEVIDRSVVDFAAYLLEVTPDQLISGITIRILTPRNGEVIESPANPAQAQATRDALAMAIYSNLFDWIVERINKSLKARQPTTNTIGILDIYGFEIFEKNTFEQLCINYVNEKLQQIFIQLTLKAEQEEYAREQIQWTPIKYFDNKIVCDLIEQIRPVGIFSAMKDATKTAHADPAACDRTFMQSINGMSHAHLTPRQGNFIIKHYAGDVTYTVEGITDKNKDQLLKGLLNLFQHSGNQFVHTLFPRPVDQDNRKQPPSAGDRIRASANALVETLMKCQPSYIRTIKPNENKSPTEYNSPNVLHQIKYLGLQENVRIRRAGFAYRQDFDKFVDRFFLLSPATSYAGEFTWEGTTEAAVKQILKDTSIPKEEWQMGVTKAFIKAPETLFALEHMRDRYWHNMATRIQRMWRAYLAYRAESATRIQRFWRKKRTGAEYLQLRDHGHQVLGGRKERRRMSLLGSRRFLGDYLGVNASTGPGAQIRNAASISTNEKAVFSCRAEILEAKFGRSSKASPRIIVVTTNKFYIIAQMLVNGHPQISVEKAVPLGAIKFIGASSARDDWFSLGIGSPQEPDPLMNCMFKTEMFTQMQRVMPGGFNLKIAETIEYAKKPGKMQQVKVLKDSQLPVDYYKSGAVHTQPGEPPSSISRPTPKGKPVPPRPITRGKLIKPGGPNGRPSRIQGNRTAKPRPGAGRAVPQPPAAVSNIAAVPAAATQSTSRIAPRPGANTAAPVPAAHNALPSHTRNASGAGRAPPPPPPPAAAARPPSPPKVMAKVLYDFAGQRENELTITANEIVEIVQKESNGWWLAKNPQTAQQAWVPAAYVEEQAPPAPRAPPAPPRSKPTPPAPPAKRPAANRKPAELQQRDSGMSLNTPNGGDSRSSTPTPSLGGSLADALLARKNAMQKEKENDDDW from the exons ATG GGAATATCAAGACGCCCTAAGAACAAGGGCGCCGGTGCAGCCGCGGACGGCGCAAGCGGAGGCGCGAAGCCTAAGAAGGCCACCTTTGAGacaaccaagaagaaggagattggtGTCTCCGATCTGACCCTGCTGAGCAAAGTCTCCAACGAAGCCATCAACGAGAATTTAAAGAAGCGATTCGAGGGCCGCGAAATTTATACCTACATTGGCCATGTGTTGGTCTCAGTCAACCCTTTCAGGGACCTGGGCATCTATACCGACCAGGTCCTCGAGAGCTACATGGGCAAGAACCGACTCGAGATGCCACCGCACGTCTTCGCTATCGCCGAGGCCTCATACTACAACATGAAGGCATACAGCGACAACCAGTGTGTCATTATTTCAGGAGAGTCAGGAGCCGGAAAGACCGAGGCGGCCAAACGCATCATGCAGTACATTGCTAGTGTGTCTGGTGGAGAATCCGGAGACATCAAGCAGATCAAGGACATGGTGCTGGCAACCAATCCCCTACTAGAATCTTTCGGAAACGCAAAAACCCTTCGAAACAACAATTCCTCGCGTTTCGGCAAGTATCTACAGATCTACTTCAACGCCCAGGGCGAACCCGTGGGTGCCGACATCACAAACTACCTCCTGGAAAAGTCACGAGTGGTGGGCCAGATCACGAACGAGCGGAACTTCCATATCTTTTACCAATTCGCGAAGGGCGCCTCACAACAATACCGAGAAACATTCGGCGTTCAAAAACCCGAGACCTACGTCTATACCAGCCGATCAAAATGCTTGGACGTAGACGGTATCGACGATCTCGCCGAGTTTCAGGACACGCTTAATGCCATGAAGGTTATTGGCCTTACTCAGGCTGAGCAAGATGAAATTTTTCGAATGCTGGCGGCTATTCTATGGGTTGGAAATATCCAGTTTCAGGAGGATCAGGGCGGCTACGCAGAGGTTATCGATCGATCAGTGGTTGACTTTGCCGCCTACCTGTTAGAAGTTACCCCTGACCAGCTCATCAGCGGTATCACAATCCGAATCCTGACACCTCGAAATGGCGAAGTTATCGAATCGCCAGCCAACCCTGCCCAAGCACAGGCTACCCGGGATGCTCTGGCAATGGCCATCTACAGCAACCTCTTCGACTGGATCGTCGAGCGCATCAACAAGTCTCTCAAGGCGAGGCAACCGACAACCAATACAATCGGTATTCTGGATATCTACGGATTCGAGATTTTCGAGAAGAACACTTTCGAGCAGTTGTGCATCAACTACGTCAACGAGAAGTTGCAACAGATCTTCATTCAACTGactctcaaggctgagcaggAGGAATATGCTAGGGAACAGATTCAATGGACCCCCATCAAGTACTTCGATAACAAGATTGTGTGTGACCTTATCGAACAGATCCGGCCAGTTGGTATCTTCTCTGCTATGAAGGATGCCACCAAGACTGCACACGCTGACCCCGCTGCTTGCGATCGCACATTCATGCAGAGTATCAACGGCATGTCTCACGCCCATCTTACCCCTCGGCAAGGaaacttcatcatcaagcatTACGCTGGTGATGTCACCTATACTGTCGAAGGTATTACGGATAAGAACAAGgatcagcttctcaaggggCTTTTGAATCTCTTCCAGCACAGTGGAAACCAATTTGTTCATACCCTGTTCCCTCGGCCTGTTGACCAAGATAACCGAAAGCAACCTCCTTCTGCAGGCGATCGCATCCGAGCTTCCGCCAATGCCCTGGTCGAGACGTTGATGAAGTGTCAGCCCTCATATATCCGTACCATCAAGCCCAACGAGAACAAGTCGCCAACAGAATATAACAGCCCCAATGTATTGCATCAGATCAAGTATCTTGGCCTTCAAGAAAACGTTCGAATTCGTCGTGCCGGTTTTGCTTACCGTCAAGATTTTGACAAGTTCGTTGACCGATTCTTCCTCTTGTCTCCTGCTACCTCATACGCTGGTGAATTCACTTGGGAGGGAACAACTGAGGCTGCCGTAAAGCAGATTCTCAAGGATACCAGCATTCCTAAGGAAGAGTGGCAAATGGGTGTCACCAAGGCCTTTATCAAAGCGCCAGAGACGCTCTTTGCCCTCGAGCATATGAGAGACAGATATTGGCACAACATGGCTACGCGAATCCAGCGCATGTGGAGGGCTTACCTCGCCTACCGAGCCGAGTCGGCGACCCGAATTCAGCGATTCTGGCGAAAGAAGCGAACTGGAGCAGAGTACCTTCAGCTTCGTGACCATGGCCACCAGGTTCTTGGAGGTCGCAAGGAGAGACGCCGTATGAGTCTGTTGGGTTCCCGACGATTCCTTGGCGACTACCTGGGTGTCAATGCAAGCACCGGCCCTGGAGCCCAGATTCGCAACGCTGCCAGTATTAGTACAAACGAAAAGGCGGTATTTTCATGCCGTGCTGAGATTCTGGAGGCCAAATTTGGTCGATCCAGTAAAGCAAGCCCTCGAATTATCGTcgtcaccaccaacaagtTCTACATCATTGCTCAAATGCTTGTGAATGGCCACCCACAAATCTCAGTTGAGAAAGCAGTGCCTTTGGGAGCCATTAAGTTCATCGGTGCCTCATCAGCGCGCGATGATTGGTTCTCGCTTGGCATTGGCTCCCCTCAGGAACCTGACCCCTTGATGAATTGTATGTTCAAGACAGAAATGTTTACTCAGATGCAGCGAGTGATGCCCGGTGGATTCAACCTTAAGATCGCTGAGACAATCGAGTATGCCAAGAAGCCCGGCAAGATGCAGCAGGTTAAGGTCTTGAAGGATTCACAGCTTCCAGTTGATTACTACAAGAGTGGTGCTGTTCACACACAGCCCGGTGAGCCACCGAGCTCCATCTCTAGACCTACACCCAAGGGCAAGCCTGTACCTCCTCGCCCCATCACTCGAGGTAAGCTTATCAAGCCTGGTGGCCCTAACGGTCGACCTTCTCGCATCCAAGGCAATCGAACTGCCAAGCCTAGACCAGGGGCAGGTCGTGCCGTGCCTCAACCACCAGCTGCTGTCTCCAATATTGCTGCTGTTCCCGCTGCCGCCACCCAAAGCACTTCTCGTATCGCTCCTCGTCCTGGTGCGAACACTGCTGCTCCAGTTCCTGCTGCCCACAACGCTCTCCCAAGCCACACTCGCAATGCTAGTGGCGCTGGACGTGCACCCccaccaccgcctcctcctGCTGCCGCAGCACGTCCACCAAGCCCGCCCAAGGTGATGGCCAAGGTCTTGTATGACTTTGCTGGACAACGAGAAAACGAGCTCACTATCACTGCTAATGAGATCGTTGAGATTGTGCAGAAGGAATCCAATG GTTGGTGGTTAGCCAAGAACCCTCAAACGGCACAACAGGCTTGGGTCCCTGCAGCTTATGTCGAGGAACAAGCTCCACCTGCACCTCGAGCTCCTCCGGCTCCTCCGCGATCCAAGCCAACACCCCCTGCGCCCCCAGCCAAGCGCCCTGCTGCTAACCGTAAGCCTGCCGAGCTTCAGCAGCGCGACTCTGGCATGAGCCTCAATACGCCCAATGGAGGAGATAGCCGCAGCAGCACACCGACACCCAGCTTGGGTGGTAGCTTGGCAGATGCTCTGCTGGCTAGAAAGAATGCTATgcaaaaggaaaaggagaatGACGACGACTGGTAG